A single Corticium candelabrum chromosome 16, ooCorCand1.1, whole genome shotgun sequence DNA region contains:
- the LOC134192036 gene encoding THUMP domain-containing protein 2-like isoform X2: MSEHARFLCTAGRGMEEFVKQDVIDRCHAYNVKLYQGKVAFSSNASPEHLIAVKSAERLMVLVTLQSSSMMQNKEKKFAGSSLLSSLVNTIVTDDVCMWRHAVTKWREFQRLWDGSIVEQEITQHGSPAAKRMKPEGMYSPSAISTFVPVDQVSFRVSCKCAGRLGRQLSCQELAKAVGYRLGLLMSWKVNLKSPDVEVCVHVNDDLIIAAIPTTRVPLSSRSYLKTFGLRCTVAWAIGRLANIKPGDVVMDPMCGSGILLIESAREWKDAVYVGCDLSDSQLFRAVDNVKEASPHNVFLMEANATHLPVVNDSVDVVICDLPFGQQHGIPETINKLYTLFAKEVNRVLKSEGTLVLLTSTANIEILLQGFNKCTCIRGDGSCLEFCVTENYPVVLGILPACIVVLKQKLLFVSN; encoded by the exons ATGTCTGAGCACGCACGCTTTCTGTGTACGGCAGGTCGTGGAATGGAAGAATTTGTGAAACAAGATGTCATCGATCGGTGCCATGCTTACAAT GTGAAGTTATATCAAGGAAAAGTTGCTTTCAGTAGCAATGCCTCACCAGAACATCTTATTGCTGTGAAATCTGCTGAGAGGTTGATGGTTCTAGTTACCTTGCAAAGCTCATCGATGatgcaaaacaaagaaaaaaagtTTGCAG GGTCTTCTTTGTTGTCGTCTTTGGTAAACACCATAGTAACAGATGATGTCTGTATGTGGAGACACGCTGTTACTAAATGGAGAGAATTTCAAAGACTGTGGGATGGTTCAATAGTGGAGCAGGAAATCACTCAACATGGGTCTCCAGCAGCAAAACGAATGAAACCAGAAGGGATGTATAGTCCTTCCGCAATCTCTACTTTTGTGCCTGTTGATCAGGTGTCGTTTCGAGTATCGTGTAAATGTGCTGGAAGGTTGGGAAGGCAACTGTCATGTCAG GAACTTGCCAAAGCTGTTGGTTATCGTTTAGGATTGTTAATGTCATGGAAAGTGAACTTGAAGTCACCAGATGTTGAA gtgtgtgttcatgtgaaTGATGATCTCATTATTGCTGCTATACCTACTACAAG AGTGCCCTTGTCCAGTCGATCTTATCTGAAGACATTTGGTTTAAGATGTACTGTTGCATGGGCTATTGGTAGGCTTGCAAACATTAAG CCAGGTGATGTAGTCATGGATCCAATGTGTGGCAGTGGGATATTATTGATAGAATCAGCAAGAGAGTGGAAG GATGCTGTTTATGTCGGTTGTGATTTGAGTGACAGCCAATTGTTTCGAGCAGTTGACAATGTCAAGGAAGCATCACCTCACAATGTCTTTCTTATGGAAGCAAATGCCACAC ATTTACCAGTTGTAAATGACTCTGTTGATGTTGTTATTTGTGACTTGCCATTTGGTCAGCAACATGGCATACCAGAAACGATCAATAAGCTGTACACATTGTTTGCCAAGGAAGTGAACAG GGTTCTAAAGAGCGAGGGAACACTTGTGCTTCTGACATCGACTGCAAACATTGAGATCCTCTTGCAAGGCTTTAATAAATGTACTTGTATTAGAGGAGATGGATCATGCTTGGAGTTTTGTGTAACTGAAAATTATCCTGTTGTGCTTGGAATTCTACCTGCTTGCATAGTTGTGTTAAAACAA aaattattgtttgtttctaATTAA
- the LOC134192036 gene encoding THUMP domain-containing protein 2-like isoform X1, with the protein MSEHARFLCTAGRGMEEFVKQDVIDRCHAYNVKLYQGKVAFSSNASPEHLIAVKSAERLMVLVTLQSSSMMQNKEKKFAGSSLLSSLVNTIVTDDVCMWRHAVTKWREFQRLWDGSIVEQEITQHGSPAAKRMKPEGMYSPSAISTFVPVDQVSFRVSCKCAGRLGRQLSCQELAKAVGYRLGLLMSWKVNLKSPDVEVCVHVNDDLIIAAIPTTRVPLSSRSYLKTFGLRCTVAWAIGRLANIKPGDVVMDPMCGSGILLIESAREWKDAVYVGCDLSDSQLFRAVDNVKEASPHNVFLMEANATHLPVVNDSVDVVICDLPFGQQHGIPETINKLYTLFAKEVNRVLKSEGTLVLLTSTANIEILLQGFNKCTCIRGDGSCLEFCVTENYPVVLGILPACIVVLKQVRKTSTMAVNRPEVDE; encoded by the exons ATGTCTGAGCACGCACGCTTTCTGTGTACGGCAGGTCGTGGAATGGAAGAATTTGTGAAACAAGATGTCATCGATCGGTGCCATGCTTACAAT GTGAAGTTATATCAAGGAAAAGTTGCTTTCAGTAGCAATGCCTCACCAGAACATCTTATTGCTGTGAAATCTGCTGAGAGGTTGATGGTTCTAGTTACCTTGCAAAGCTCATCGATGatgcaaaacaaagaaaaaaagtTTGCAG GGTCTTCTTTGTTGTCGTCTTTGGTAAACACCATAGTAACAGATGATGTCTGTATGTGGAGACACGCTGTTACTAAATGGAGAGAATTTCAAAGACTGTGGGATGGTTCAATAGTGGAGCAGGAAATCACTCAACATGGGTCTCCAGCAGCAAAACGAATGAAACCAGAAGGGATGTATAGTCCTTCCGCAATCTCTACTTTTGTGCCTGTTGATCAGGTGTCGTTTCGAGTATCGTGTAAATGTGCTGGAAGGTTGGGAAGGCAACTGTCATGTCAG GAACTTGCCAAAGCTGTTGGTTATCGTTTAGGATTGTTAATGTCATGGAAAGTGAACTTGAAGTCACCAGATGTTGAA gtgtgtgttcatgtgaaTGATGATCTCATTATTGCTGCTATACCTACTACAAG AGTGCCCTTGTCCAGTCGATCTTATCTGAAGACATTTGGTTTAAGATGTACTGTTGCATGGGCTATTGGTAGGCTTGCAAACATTAAG CCAGGTGATGTAGTCATGGATCCAATGTGTGGCAGTGGGATATTATTGATAGAATCAGCAAGAGAGTGGAAG GATGCTGTTTATGTCGGTTGTGATTTGAGTGACAGCCAATTGTTTCGAGCAGTTGACAATGTCAAGGAAGCATCACCTCACAATGTCTTTCTTATGGAAGCAAATGCCACAC ATTTACCAGTTGTAAATGACTCTGTTGATGTTGTTATTTGTGACTTGCCATTTGGTCAGCAACATGGCATACCAGAAACGATCAATAAGCTGTACACATTGTTTGCCAAGGAAGTGAACAG GGTTCTAAAGAGCGAGGGAACACTTGTGCTTCTGACATCGACTGCAAACATTGAGATCCTCTTGCAAGGCTTTAATAAATGTACTTGTATTAGAGGAGATGGATCATGCTTGGAGTTTTGTGTAACTGAAAATTATCCTGTTGTGCTTGGAATTCTACCTGCTTGCATAGTTGTGTTAAAACAAGTAAGAAAGACGTCAACAATGGCAGTGAATAGACCAGAGGTTGATGAATGA